AGCTTGCTAATTTTCTGTGTTTTTGCAGTTGTTTGACCGCTATAGAGGCAAGCGAATGCCCGTGTAACACAAGAATCTATGAAAACATAATGTAACTAGTAGGGACTGCTTTTGTAAGtcaatgtaaagaaaatactagTATGGATATCTAACTGATTTTAGTTCGCTTTTTGATGGTAGAAAATGGTTATCATTTTATCATTGTAGTCATTTAGTGGAAAGAAATTTGCAAAGGGAAAAGGTTTCAGTTTTCACTTTACTTCTTGTTTGGCTCCTATTGATTCTAATGCTTGGTGGAAATGGGGAGTGGTTAGTTCCATCTACGGACTATTCCAATCAGACACCTTTGGGAGTTGTCCCCGCCAAGTATCATGGTGGCTTTTGTTCAAACTCGTAAAAGGAATATAATGGTTTTACATTACATGATGTTATTGCAGCAATATAGTTAGAAATCTGCagtgtaatttactctaaataTTTTACCATTGACTCCCATGTCTTCTTTGGAATTGCGTCTGTTTTCTTTTTAGGCTGAGTTCTGTTATTCATATAACAACTCATACATTTatacaacattttattttatttatgtctcTCTCTATTATGGTCAGTTCTTCAAGTCTCAATATACAAATGATGATCTTAATTGGTTTCAGAAAACTCTTTTGGTAATATAAATTATCCTTCGCATTACCTCTAAACCAATTGTTTATCATTGAAAAAGTTTAAAGTTTTGTGAACACTGATGTGTTTCATTAACACTAGAGACAAAGAAGTTGAAGAGAAATGTGATAATATAATAAGAgatataatgtaataaaaagaaagagatgtTGGATGTTAAATGGATTATCTTTAGAgtgcgtttggatagagaattttaactgagaaaagtaatttattagagaatttgaatttttgtaatttagaattcattgtttggatgctttttatgaagaatttaaaattttagaattttaaaacagaattctaaacaactaaaaatctggaatttcaatttccttctaaaatgtgagaaattgaaatttttttcttaccgtcttcaagaaacaccgtcTCAGCTCTTACAATATCGATCGAATGTGAATATAGAGGAACACGTATAATTAGCATGTCaaccatatctttttttttcatttatttttttcatcctcataattttaattttttttatccaaacataaaattttgaaaataaaagaatttcaattaaagtatttgaaattcttagaatttaaaatttttcaaaattttaaatttctccatccaaacacactaagaAACATTCCATGTTAAAAGTATTTTCTTATTCAGCGAGTTCTATAGTTATATATTGTTAAAACAAGAAATACATCACGATTAATCTATTGAACATTTGAATAcacttaatattaataataataataataatataatataatataaaataattatatattatcatttaattataaattattgttggAGTTAACTCTAAGGTAACTAATACCAAAATCAATAACCtgtcaataatataattttttttttatctcagaATAATAATATAGCATGTAAAGAAATATCATAAATACAATCAGAAGTAAGCAAAAACATCAAACTGTTTGAGAAAAATTGAACCAAGCCACATTTTAAAAACAGTCCGATTCAATCAAAACTATTTTCATAAAGTGATTcagttcactttttttttaaaaaaatctatacgTGTGAAATAAATAACTGAACTGGACCAAATTGTACTgttctattttaatattaattgctGCATTGGCTTCAACGACAAAAGAGCAACTTCTTCCAAATACTTAAgggtaaatattaatattttttaaaaggtcaatattaatggttaattttttaatttttgttaacgaAAGGAATTCAAACCTAACATCTTCCCTTCTCCCACTAAACCAACTTTATAATTCCCAGTAAATACTAATTGTTAGCCATGCCCATCTTAAAAAcgaattcaataaaataaaacgaacaagACTCGTTTCCACCTAACATGCCaagtttttcatgtttttgagaTGATTTTAGGAAAGTCAGAATACGCAGGAGTAAAAAGCTGAGCGCTATactaaagaaataatttaatagCATCACAAACAACCTGCTAGATACAACAATTACATACCAATCATTCCACATAGGTGACATATAAACTGGCAATTGCATGTCCCTATGTACAAAGAATTTGCCAAAACGGTAATTAAAATTTCTTCACTTTCGTTGTTTGTTCAACAAAATTCCCCATCTATTGACATGCCATATAATTACACCAAATTCCACCCCCTcccctaaagaaacaaaagaactcaatgttattaaaaaaagagaaaacctgAAGACCAAAAGGAAAGCCTTTCATTTCAACTCCAATTAACTTCActaccaaaagaagaaaaaattaaataggaaACAAGAGATTGAAGCAGTACAGACCCATGAAGGATAAAAATATATGCAATAAGTCAGACTCAAAGGATATACATGTCAGCCAAAATTCTTCCCCACGGATTTTATGAAGCACCTATGATTTGGCCAGTCAACTCCATGATGGCGACGACGGTTTATAGACAAAGTCTTGGGAAGTTGTAGAACCATAATTCAAATCAAGGTTATGGAGCTGTTCCATCAACTGGGACCGCCGTTCCTTGAAAAAGTCAAGACGAGTAGTTAACTCTACTAATGTTGAAGATGCTACTGATGGATGTCTTGCATATTCCCCCACCTGAAACCATTGCAACTAGGTTAGTTCCAAATTATTTGGAAGCGGATAAAGATGCTGCAAAAATGTATTAGCAAAATACTTATGATACTCATctgacaaaatgaaaaaaaaaagatgttactAGAATTATGCATAATTACAACATTTCTTTAACTTAATTCTTACCTCTGCTGCTCTTGAGGTGGAAGGCACAGAGGCCGAATCAAGGGCACCGAGATCATCGACAGACATGCTTGTTGATGCCTCGGTACTTTTGGAATCGCTAGGACTTGACTCTAAAAATTGCTTTCGAGAAGGCTGTCTACCAGATGCCAATACTTGTCCTTTGATATTTCTCCAATCAGTGCCCAACAAACTCTCCTGCATATATGAAAAGGCAAATTTTACCAACCTTGTTGAAGAGGCTTCAAACCATAAAAGAAGATATCATCCATAAGTAATGGactaattttatcataaaaaagaactaataaaaaatgatagatcCCTAAATTAGAGTGGAAAGTGCTGCAACCAGAGACAATTTTGGATCAGAAGCATTTTGGATTCTAATACCCTAAAGAAATGAATCCAGTAATAAAAATTCCTGATTTGTGCAACCATtctatatcatttttaatgGTCATGATGAGAATAAGTTTTACAACAAAAGCAAAGAAAAGAACTTGACATGTTTCTCGATTAGAGGTTAATTATGGAACTAACTTGTGTGTAATAATGTATCAACTCATGTAATCATTTAATACTAACAGGAAGGAGTTGAAAGGATTGGACTAACATAGGGAAGATTCAACCATCTTCCtgattgtttttccttttaattttgattttgagaaATAGACTATAAGACATACCTCAGTCCTTTGTTTCCTCTCGTGATTAACAAAGGCCAGGGTTGAATCAAAATCTTGCTGAAGAAACCTCCTGCACAAGTCAAAAAGACTTAGATAACTGCTAAAGGAATTAACAAGTTCACATGGCtttcaattaaaaactggtCCCATAAACTTTAAAGAAATGCAGCAACAAACTAGTGGTCTGGAAAAGGCAAATTATGCTTAAAACTTTAAACTGATTACCATAGAGTGAGTACAAGCACGCATGCAGAGGATACAGTTATACAAACCACCCTTTATTATGGAtacaaggaaaagagaaaattgGAAATATTACAAcatttcatttcctttttttaggaaaatttcTCTAACTCCAATATTTTGTACATCAACTTTAGTGGGTACTTAGCCATTTGAAGTTGGAATATGTCAGTAGACCCTTTGCTATTTAAATTGGATTTGGTGTCAAATTCATGTGGAACTGGCaccaatttgaatttttaagtaCATCAAAAGCTGTAATAGTTAATACTTAAATTTTCACATGTAGATTCCTTCTCTTTCTTATTATTGAAAATATCATAGGTCTGCATACTCACTGTTGAGGATGATTTTGGGCATGTTGGTATCGATCGCCTACATCAGTAAGTGAACCATAGTGATGCTGTCGTTGCTGATTAAGTTGATGATGGAGTTCTGCAACCTTCTGCTTCAACCTGGCCACATCAGCTTCAGCAAGTGCAATCTCCTCCAGCTCAGCCTTTGTCTGTACAATAGCAGATTTTTTACAGAATGTGTACTGAGAAAGCCATCAACAAAAGGGAAAACGACtattaaaatttacaagaatATCAAATCACCTTGGAATCCATGCCACGTGAACTGGAAAGCTGTCCTGAAGACATGCTCAAGCCTACTTCCAATGCAGCTCTAAGATCCCTCTCAGCTTGCAACTGTTCTTGCAATCTTGAAACCTGTAGATTAAAAAATCAGTTGCATCTTATTAAGGGATCAAAATTATGATGaggggatttatatccatttgaatttaaaaaagaaaatacagaaaatatGAGGGATAAAAGACTTTCACATATTTACTTTCAAAAGAAACAATAACCATCGAACAGGACACATACTATTGAGCGAAAAGAAAGATATGGCATAATTTTTGGCCCTAATGATTATAAAATCCTGAGCTTCAGTCAGCAGAAGTATACCTTCAAAAGAGCTTTAAAATGCCATTCagaatacaaaagaaaaaacatttttccaaTATGGAAAACCCTTCCAGCAAGTAAcactttaaattataattttttataaacctCCATTAGTGTAGAAtgcattttatccatatcataaATCAATGTAAAGCGGTTCCACTATTAACAACCCACATCTTGCATAAGTTGTAATACACAAGGAAAATTCATTAGAAACCATTTTTAGTTTCTGCATGAATATtttacacaatttaaattaaagggttcaatcaatttaaagaaaaaaaaacagcaaaaaTGATGTCCGGAATGTCAAACCCAAGAATGTCCAGAAAATGAAATCACATGCCACATTAAAAACAAGCAGCAAAAGCACAGGGCAAACCcgcaaattaaatttaaacagtCACAATTCATATTGGAGGGAGATATAACAATATGTACATCTTGTTCAAGTGCCAAGCGCCGCTCATGCAAAGCTTGCTTCCTTCTCTCTAAGCTTGCTTGCAAAATTGCATTGCCTCTAgcctaaaatgaaaataagaccaattccattaaaaaaaaattattcgttATATGATTCAGCATAAAAATAAGTAGGCATAAAAAAATCCACCTCCTTTGCAATTCTGAGTTGCAAATCACTTTTTGCAATCTCCAGTCTCTGAATAGCAAGCCTACAGGCATCAAAAGTATTAGTTATTTGTTTTCAAGGTATaaaattgaaagaagaaaaaaaggtgaaaaaggCTGACAGGTATAAAGCAAATCACGTAATGCAAGGAGATAACAAAACATAGCTGTTACAGTTGATGAAAAAAGCCAAGCTAGAGAACCTAACACGACCTATCCAAAAAATCTATAAGAAGACATTGAAGAATAACTAGGAATTCTATCAAGAATCACATTCCAAGAGCACattatacaaagaaaaaaagtacaaaGCTAAGTATCTCACTCCTCTTCTCCAGAAGAATCAACTGATTCCACTGACGGTGTCTTCCTTGGCTGCTTAAATCAGAACAAATTATCAGATGCCATGTATTTACCTTGAAAATTCAAAACTACAAAAACTGGGAAGAAAATATCAGTTTTGCCTCACATAGCATAATTTAAGTATATCCACTGCTAGCATATTCAGTGTCACATAAATGTATCATTGTCCTATAAATGGTTGTTAATGTAATTGTGATTCCTGTAACTCACATTGCTCCTTCCCCAGAATGTCGACCGCTTAGAACTGAAACTAGCACTACTAGCTTTACTTGTTTGCTTTCCAGAACCTGATTCAATCACTGGCATGGGTAAATGGTTGCCGGGGTCCATAGAAGATAAAATCTCACCCATGGATCGATAAGATTCAGTTGAAGGCAACAAATTTGAAGCATCATTCTCATCAACTGGGTTTTCACTGCCCTTTCTTTGCTTGTTTTGATCCTCAGAGAGTGGGGTATCTGGAACAGCATTAAGATTAGCATTTTCAGTCTTAGCATGGTTACTACTGGAGGATCCAACATCGGAATCATCACCTCCAAATGCCTGCAGGATCATAAAGAAAAGTTTTAGAGGATagagggaaaagaaaataacattgCTACTCACCGCAAGAGCTTAATCTATATAAATCTCTATAACAGAGGAAATAACACTGCAGGATATAACCTTGTAATCATAAAGATCACTGCCAGCATAACCACTACTCTCACTCAATTTTCCACTCTGAATACGATCAGCATCATCATCTGTCTCCTGATCAACTTCATTCTCTGCATCATGGTAACCATTTTCTTTCACATCTATATTATCATCATCAGTTGAATCTTCACTCCCACTGTTTTCAACCTGAGAATCTGCTGACATGGAACATCTCTGTATATTTTCTTCCTGAAACAGCAGATATAAACTTAAGTTGCAGAATTGAATCAAGGAAtgaaaaacatacatttttggAAGTGAAAAATTTAGCAAACACTGCCAACTGACCACGGGTAAATCATTAGTCACATGAATAGACATTCAATTTTAGTTGCATCATAGGAAGTAGGAACAACGTATGCTACAAGAGGTCAAACCTTTTTAGCTCATTATACAATCTACGGATTGAAATTTATAGCAACAGTTAACTTGATGAACAAGTCCCACAGCATAACTTCATAGTAAGTTTGCATCTTTGGTACAAGCAAAAGAATCCCatataaggacaaaaaaaagGGTGAGCCCAAGAGTAATCAGGATACCTCAGgctaaacaaaacataaatgaagGTTATGACTTGAAGTTACTTTTCCTAATTGTAAGCATACACAAACCAGAAAGCAATTAATCAAAAGAATACAAATTGATTGAGAGTTTCTTACATCAAATATATTCTCATACTCCTCTAACAAAGTTGTAATAATTGCTTGAGCATTATTAGCAGCATTAGCAGCAGCAAGAAGCTGGGCCGAACTATCACCACTGGCATCAAATTCATCCTCCAGTTCACATTCTCCAGCTAGCAGAGGCCGTAAGAGCAAGGGTGCCATGCAAGCAGCAATAGCAGATGGAGTCATTCTATTCTCCTGAGAATGAGAACCAATTGTATGCATCATCTTCAGAATTCTGCAAAGgtagagataaaaattaaattatgggGAAAAAATTAAGGGTATTTGTTTTTGTCATTTTGAGATTATACAAGTGCATTTCTCAGATTAAGTAGGCTACAAATTTAAGGTATTATTACTACATATCAACATAATAATAACTGCAACAGGTTATTCCTCATAACCAGATattatcaacaacaataaaACTTTATCTCACTAGGTGatgtcggctacatggatcacacaACGCCATTCGGCACAGTTAAAAACCAAAGTTTCAGAAATATTATTAAGTCTGAGATCTCCCTTGATGATTTCTTCCAACGTCCATTTTGGTTTCCCTCTTCTCCTTTTCCCAAGTTAAAAAATCATGCAATCTACTCTGCTAATTGGCACCTCTTGTGGCCTTCTTTtgtacatgcccaaaccaccttaACCAATTTTATGTCATCTTTTCCTCAATGGGTGCTACACCAATCTTCTATCGTATCACTAGATATTATCATAGGTTACAAATATCTTAGGGTAAGATAGTGAAAACTTCcttgtattgtattttttagaGGTTTTTTTCTTAAAGCCACATAAACCTGAACAAAACTCCAAAAGCATAAAGGTTCTAACttaaaatccaaccaaacagaAATCAAGAAAACCCAATATACATTCTCTTCaagtgtaatttttaattattctaccATCAAGAACAAGATACAACAAATGGAAagaattgtgtgtgtgtgtgtgtgtcattgCCAAGGCAGCggggagaaaagagagagagagagcaccTCTGTAACAAACGTCGATTTGGCTCTGGAAAAGTCTCCAATATAGCACAGCGCATTGCATTAATCCTAGCTTCCTTGCGATCAAtttcttgtaaaataaaaacagtAACAATTAACTCAAGCATATATACACATTCAAATTAAAGAACACCATAAAAGCAACAAAACTTAACAACTGAACAGTTTGTGATGGGAAGTACATAAGCATTAGACATATCAACATAAGCAATTTTGCACATCCAAGATAAGAAGCAAATAAAGTCCAAAGTGAGGGAAAAAAAATAGGTGAGATTTAAATAGGACAGTCAATGATAGTAGCTGACatcaaacacaaatttaaagTAGCTTTTAAGCCACATAAAAAAGGTGGGCCAAACATAGCTGAACCTGTCCACACATTTCAATATTTCACAGAAAATTTTCAACACTAAcagctttttaaaaaaagaaaaaggataagTTGTTATATTTTCCAAAGGTTAAACatattccataaaaaaaattgaacgaaaaaaagaagcaaaataaaCAGAGCAATTAGCAGCATTTCTAAAGAACAAAACTAAACCACCTATTCGGAACATATAGtcataaagaaattaaacataGAGCTCAACTTACTATAAGCCTCCAACAAAGCAGTGCAGCATGAAGCAGGAACTGGAGAAGAGGGCAGCTCCCTTAGAACATGCTGTAAATATACCCAGTGGATTGTCATCAAATAAAATGCATAATCCAACAGAACATTTTAAAAATCCAGGATCCGTATTAATTACATTGATTTAGCCAAAATAATAGCTGCTCCAAATCAGGTTCTATTAATCTTTTAAGCTGATGGAAGAATGCATGATTGATAACAGGTCATGGTCTCAACGTCTTAATTGTAAGCACAGAAATACTATTTAAAAAGCCCGGTGctcttatattaaaattttttacaaaGTACACCAGATTTCATTTAGATTGTACCGGCTTTTAGACTAGAAGCTAATAGACAATACTGATGACTACTTGAATAAAAGGGGGTTTGCTACTGCTGGTAATgatatgtaaaacaaaaaattgctgCTGCAATGTTTCTTTCAGAAGCACACAACAGCATTATAAATGGTCCTCCAGCAATTCTTGTTAGTGTGTTCTTTAATAGCTATTATATGACTATGACATCTAATATGCAAGTAGGGTCGATGGTTTTAAGACTGGTTGCATGAACATGATGGTTTGGCACAAGAAATCTTCCCAAAATTTAACTCATTTTTATGCCTTTCTTCCCAGTTCAGCATTCAGTCTTTCAGAATTTTTACTTAGTAGACAATAGACATGCAGAGCAATTGAGCTCTTTTACActaataattaatgtgattGTCAGTTTTTGATTTGATGTTTTTGTTCTGCGTTCAATTGCTTCTATGTTTAAGGAGGATTTCTTATCCTATTTCTTGTGTGGTCCTTCTTTCTATTAGTTAAAGTAAACGGAAAAAGTTTCTGGAAAGCTTAAACTTTACTTTATGTAAAATTGAGATCAATAATTCTCTgttcccactgttgaatgatgTGTAGGTTAGATACTACCACATTTCCTACTTCTTAGTGTTTGTAGGCATGTCAAATATTAGATAgaggattttcttgtccatgaTTAGTGTTCAACATATAGTTTgcttctttgtttttcaaatatttatgttCATTAAATAACCAATGATGGAAAACTAGAATAAATACCTTAACACAGTCACCAACAACATGGGCATCCTCCTCAGGACCAAATTCAGTCTTGCCTGGAAATATCAATTAAGAACAAGGCATTCATAAGTTTCatgtatcaaaaaataaatccatataTTAAACTGAGTGTCTATGTCTGGATATTATCTTTACTGGTCTTTCACCAGCAGAAGGGTTgaactacaaaaatattcatAACATCGGTTCCATATAGAGGGTGGCTGATTCTAAAAGTAGCCAGCataatttataacataaatTGGATGGCAAGAAAGAACAACTACTTCAGAACAATACAAAGTTCTTGAAAAGGTGCATAGATATGCTTGGTTAAAAATCTCTTCTACCCCTCTCTAAACACCTCTTTGTCATTTTGGATGATCAGGATTTATGAAAGTTAGATTTCCTTtcccatatatttttttctctccttgctGTTTCCCCAATGAACTTcattgctattttttttcttgaagccCAATTAACTTCATTAACGTTATCTGTACCAAGTACCAACAACCTACTCTCTTCAAATGCATGTAAAGTGCTAGGACGTTTAAGATAACTGTTTGTACCTTGTTCATATTCTTGAACTCTCCTATCTACTTCCTCCACGTCTGCAGACTGTCGCAGTATTCCTTCAACTTTAGTTCCtgcaaattaaaaatagtaaaatcagCAGAAGCCCTTCACTGAAGAATAGGGTAGAAGTTGTGCATTCAACATTTTTCTTTGTCATTATGCAGTCAGGTGCTTTTGCGGAAAGCCACATCAACATCACATGGAAGGCACTCAAATTATTAAACAAAGGAATCATCGGCTTTGCTGATAGATGAACTAAAGTGTCCAATGTGCTTCAATGATTGCACACCAATGTTGTTATTTAACGATTAAGCAGCTTAATTTACAACATTTTAAATCACAGGCTATTCTCCAAAGGACCAAGGTTGAAGAGGTAATTTGCATTTTAACGCAAGTATGCAACACGACCAataaagaaaaaccaaaatatCCAATGCAACATGATCTCCAGTTGAACAAAATGTTGGAAAACTTAAGCACAGGGTTCACTTATCCAAACAGACCGACTAGCCAATAAATTTTGAACAAGCTGCctataaagaaataaaactgAACAAGTAACTCCTAAAATTTGAAACATGAAAGGagaaaaagtgaaataaaatgcaGTTGCATCACATATATAATAGAAGATCATAACTTACCATACTTCTCTAGAAACTGAAGagctttttcaaggaaagatgGGCCTCCATCAATATCTTCTAGTGCCAGCAGAATTGGTCTTCCAACAACCAGAGACTTAATTGGACGTTTGTCCCTCCCTGGAAGCACCACACAAAATATAGTGAAAATGAGGACAGATTCTTTTCTattgaaaaagaagaatgaCAAAAATCCGTACAAacctataaataaaatgttaagaaatttaaaatagaaaaacacaGAATCCTAGCAACACCAGAATTGACCTATAACTAATATAAGCTAGTAAACATAAAATGAATAAGATTTAACGAATAATGAGCACATACATTGATGGAAAGAGCCTTCAATAGAATCACTTGCGTCACTCCGAAAAATCCCATTGTGTCCCATAACAAGGGCAGCACTTGGTGCCTGTGCGAGGGCTTGTTCAAGAGCTGTCTTCCATTCAAGCAGGTCTTCTGATGTCTCAGCCTAATATTTGAGAAAACAATCAGAATTTATATGgcccaacaattaaaaaggcaTTTAGAAGTAGTACAATTGAATTTAAGTCTCATTCACCTTAAGGGTGAATGCTCGCCCATCACGTCCATCTGGAAATAATACTGTAAGAAGCTTTTTGTCTTCTCTAACTACAACactggaaaataaaattcacaacTTTTAGACAGATTGACATCAAAATTTACAACt
The genomic region above belongs to Glycine max cultivar Williams 82 chromosome 14, Glycine_max_v4.0, whole genome shotgun sequence and contains:
- the LOC100817923 gene encoding rho GTPase-activating protein 7 isoform X1 — encoded protein: MSAPSAAFERPRPGASNTVFKSGPLFISSKGIGWKSWKKRWFILTRTSLVFFKNDPSALPQRGGEVNLTLGGIDLNNSGSVVVREDKKLLTVLFPDGRDGRAFTLKAETSEDLLEWKTALEQALAQAPSAALVMGHNGIFRSDASDSIEGSFHQWRDKRPIKSLVVGRPILLALEDIDGGPSFLEKALQFLEKYGTKVEGILRQSADVEEVDRRVQEYEQGKTEFGPEEDAHVVGDCVKHVLRELPSSPVPASCCTALLEAYKIDRKEARINAMRCAILETFPEPNRRLLQRILKMMHTIGSHSQENRMTPSAIAACMAPLLLRPLLAGECELEDEFDASGDSSAQLLAAANAANNAQAIITTLLEEYENIFDEENIQRCSMSADSQVENSGSEDSTDDDNIDVKENGYHDAENEVDQETDDDADRIQSGKLSESSGYAGSDLYDYKAFGGDDSDVGSSSSNHAKTENANLNAVPDTPLSEDQNKQRKGSENPVDENDASNLLPSTESYRSMGEILSSMDPGNHLPMPVIESGSGKQTSKASSASFSSKRSTFWGRSNQPRKTPSVESVDSSGEEELAIQRLEIAKSDLQLRIAKEARGNAILQASLERRKQALHERRLALEQDVSRLQEQLQAERDLRAALEVGLSMSSGQLSSSRGMDSKTKAELEEIALAEADVARLKQKVAELHHQLNQQRQHHYGSLTDVGDRYQHAQNHPQQRFLQQDFDSTLAFVNHERKQRTEESLLGTDWRNIKGQVLASGRQPSRKQFLESSPSDSKSTEASTSMSVDDLGALDSASVPSTSRAAEVGEYARHPSVASSTLVELTTRLDFFKERRSQLMEQLHNLDLNYGSTTSQDFVYKPSSPSWS
- the LOC100817923 gene encoding rho GTPase-activating protein 7 isoform X2, which encodes MSAPSAAFERPRPGASNTVFKSGPLFISSKGIGWKSWKKRWFILTRTSLVFFKNDPSALPQRGGEVNLTLGGIDLNNSGSVVVREDKKLLTVLFPDGRDGRAFTLKAETSEDLLEWKTALEQALAQAPSAALVMGHNGIFRSDASDSIEGSFHQWRDKRPIKSLVVGRPILLALEDIDGGPSFLEKALQFLEKYGTKVEGILRQSADVEEVDRRVQEYEQGKTEFGPEEDAHVVGDCVKHVLRELPSSPVPASCCTALLEAYKIDRKEARINAMRCAILETFPEPNRRLLQRILKMMHTIGSHSQENRMTPSAIAACMAPLLLRPLLAGECELEDEFDASGDSSAQLLAAANAANNAQAIITTLLEEYENIFDEENIQRCSMSADSQVENSGSEDSTDDDNIDVKENGYHDAENEVDQETDDDADRIQSGKLSESSGYAGSDLYDYKAFGGDDSDVGSSSSNHAKTENANLNAVPDTPLSEDQNKQRKGSENPVDENDASNLLPSTESYRSMGEILSSMDPGNHLPMPVIESGSGKQTSKASSASFSSKRSTFWGRSNPRKTPSVESVDSSGEEELAIQRLEIAKSDLQLRIAKEARGNAILQASLERRKQALHERRLALEQDVSRLQEQLQAERDLRAALEVGLSMSSGQLSSSRGMDSKTKAELEEIALAEADVARLKQKVAELHHQLNQQRQHHYGSLTDVGDRYQHAQNHPQQRFLQQDFDSTLAFVNHERKQRTEESLLGTDWRNIKGQVLASGRQPSRKQFLESSPSDSKSTEASTSMSVDDLGALDSASVPSTSRAAEVGEYARHPSVASSTLVELTTRLDFFKERRSQLMEQLHNLDLNYGSTTSQDFVYKPSSPSWS